A stretch of DNA from Verrucomicrobiales bacterium:
ACTTTCTCCTTCAGCCCGCTGACGATGTCGCGACACAAGGTTGGGCCTTCATAAACCAATCCGCTGTAGACTTGAACCAAGCTGGCTCCTGCCTGGATCTTCTCCCACGCATCCTCCGCTGTGAAAATCCCGCCGACGCCGATAATGGGAACGCGGCCCTGGAGTTGACGATACAGATGTCGAACGACCTCGGTGCTCCGCTGTTTCAATGGCCGCCCGCTCAGCCCTCCGGTCTCGGCCAGCAATCCCTGGAGCGCTGGATCCGACGACTCCGGTCGAGCCAGAGTGGTGTTGGTGGCCACGATGCCGGACAGCTGACAAGGCTCAACCAAACCCACAATATCATCCAACGCCTCCCAGGAGAGATCCGGGGCAACTTTGACCAGGATAGGCTTGCGGCCTGCGGAAGCGGACGAGGCCCCGGCCATGGGGGACTTCGTTGCCAAAAGCTCATTTTGAACCGAATGCAGTTGGAGCAGGATATCCCGTAGCGCCTCGCGGTCCTGCAGCTGGCGCAAGTTGGGCGTGTTGGGGGAACTCACATTCACCACAAAAAAATCAGCCAGCCCCCAAAGAGCTCGGAAGGAATAGGCATAGTCTTCTGCCGCATGCTCCAAGGCGGTCAGCTTCGATTTGCCCAAGTTGATGCCCACCGGATGGACAGGCCATCGGCCCGAAGCCTTCCACTGACCCAGGGTCCGGGCGACCGCATCGGCCCCCGGATTGTTGAAACCCATCCGATTAATCAAAGCCTCCTCGGAGACGAGCCGAAACATGCGCGGGGCAGGATTGCCCGGCTGCGCCAGCTGAGTCACTCCACCCAGCTCGCTAAAGCCAAAACCGAGCGCGGGCCAGATGGGCGCCGCCACGGCCTGCTTGTCCATGCCGGCTGCCAGGCCCACCGGATTCGGGAACCTAAGCCCCCACAGATGCACCGGGAGCTCCGGAGCCTCACAAAAACTGGCGGCCAAATCGCAGAAGGCCGGGTGCCGACTCATCCAGGCCAGTGCCTCGATGGTTTCGTTATGAACGGTTTCTGACTCCCGTGAAAACAGCACGGGACGAATGACATGTCGATAGATCCAGCCCACCACCTCAGCAAACCGGGAAAGGCGGGAACTTTCAACCTGGATTCCGGGCCAAAGACTTGACGGAGCGAAAACTCCCTCGTATACCTGCCTCCATCGTGGCCTTGGAGATCCACCCAGTTGGTTTGTATCGGCGCAGTCATTGTCATTATGCCCTGCCCTGGCTGTGCCATGACCACCCACCGGCAGGAGCTCCGCCGGAGAGGCTGCTGCAGCGCCTGTGGCTGCATCAACGGATCCGACGCGAAGGCTTGCGAACAGTGGATGGACGACTGCTGCGGGTGCTGCATCCTGGCTTTTGGAATCGCGAGGCCGGACCCGACTTCCGGCGGGCGATTGTCCAGTGGGAGGCAGAGGTCGCCCAACAGGGCGATATCGAGATCGATCTGCACTCGAGCGGGTGGCGATCGCATGGACACCATCGTCGCTCGGATTATTCGGCCGTCATCCTGCACGTCGTTTGGAAAGCGGAAAGTCCGTGCCTGGCACCCACCTTGGAGCTGCAAAGCCAGTTGGATGCCCCCTGGGAGGAACTCGCCCAATGGGAGGCTGCCGCCAGCACCCCCCGCTGGCCAGCGACGATGTCAGGCCAGTGTCGCGTCCCGCTGCGAACCCTCTCCGAAGCGGAGCAACACAGGCTGCTGCAGGCGGCGGCGGAGACACGATTCGAAGCCAAGGCGGAACGAATCCGCCTTCGCGCGGCGACGGTGGGGGCAGAGCAAGCCTTTTGGGAATTCGTTCTCCGAACGCTGGGATACAAGCAGAATCCCTGGCCGATGCAGCATCTGGGAGAATTGCTGCCTCGGGTCAGGCAGGTCGGCGACACCACCCAGACCCTGCAGGCCAAACTCTTGGGAGTGTCCGGGCTGCTACCCGCGGAGGTCAGGCAGGTGCCCACCGCTGCCCGCCCCTACCTGCGCAGCCTATGGGATGTTTGGTGGCGCGCTCAGCACGAACTGGGAGACTTGATACTCCCCCGCTCGGTCTGGCATCTGCATCACCTAAGGCCGGCAAACCACCCTCAGAGGCGCCTTGCCCTTGCAGCCCACTGGCTCAGTGATGCAGACCTGTTGCCGCGCCTTCGAGCCTGGGGTCACCAAGACCATCCGACACCCAAACGCCAGGTGGAGGAATTTCGGCAAGCCCTGCGAATTCCAGAGGACGCCTTCTGGTCGCATCACTGGACGTTTCGCTGCGCGGCGAGCGATTCCAAACAACCCCTGCTCGGCACCGCCAGGTTAACCGACCTGGCGATCAATGCCGCCCTGCCCTGGCTGTGGATGGACGCCTGTCGGCAGGAGGACCGGGAGCAAGCCCGGCGGCTCAAGGCACGCTACCTCGCCTGGCCCTCCGCTCAAGACAACACGGTGCTGAAGCTCGCTCGACTACGACTGCTCAGCGGTGATTCCACACGCAACGCACCCAAAACGGCCGCACTGCAACAAGGATTGATGCAAATCGTGAGCGACTTCTGCGAGCACTCGGATGCCCTCTGCCAAGGCTGCCCGTTTCCGGAACTGCTCGAGGGGTGGCGGTGAGCCGGCACCCTCAATCACCAGCCTGCACCCAAGCCAGGTTGAAATGCGCATGCTTGATGCTCTTATGAGCCGTCCGGCCTTGAGCATCCTTGGGCAGACCCTCGGTGGAAATGTGATAGCTGTAGGAGGCATGCAGCGTGCCGTCGCGGGATTGGATGAGGCTGGGGTAGTGATACGACCCCTGTTTTTTACCGGGCTCATCCCGCTCCAAATGACGCTGCCACTTCCAGGTGCGCCCTTCGTCATCAGAGATCTGAACCACCAGGGACCCCCGATGGTTTTCGGCATTGTTGTTGATCAGGGCCCAATGACCATTGCTTAAGTTGATGATCTCGGCACCAGCACCCGGATTGGGAAGATCGCTGTCGGTCACCGGACTCCACGTCTCGCCCCGATCTCGTGATTCACTCTGCATGAGCCGTTTGGGAGGCGGACCGTTGTCGCGCATGAGGGTGTAGAGCGATCCGTCCTGGCGTCTAACGATGCTCGGTTGGATATTGCCCGGCCCGCACAAGGGCGCGCTGGCGTGCCAGGTGGCACCCCAATCATCGCTGATCGCCATGAGGGAGAAGGAAAAACCATCGGAATAAAGCGGGACAATCAGCCGTTTCCCCTCCAGCACGAACGGGTGAGCGCGGGTCATCCATCCCAAGCGCCGCTGCAGTTTATCATCGGACTGCGCTTTCACGTACTCCAAGAAACGCAAACCTTCTGCCCGGTCGGTCTCCGGCCAGTTCTCCGCCTTCAGGCGGGCGGAGAATTCCTCGGCGTAGCGGTGCGTGGCGGTGATGAAGTTGGTCCCCGGGGTGACGTGGAGAATTTCACTCTGTTGCCAGCGGGGTGAGCCCTCCCGACGATAGTCCGAGGAGATTTTGTACTTCATTAAGGCGGTATGCCATTCGTTGGCCAGGATGGTTGGCCACATCAGCCAGAGACGACCCATGGGATCGATGAACATGGCGCAGTTGGTGTCGGGATACTCCGGCGTGTCGGCCATCGTGAAGCGCTCGCTCCAGCGCTTCGCCCCTTTGCGCAGGCGCGCCCCCTCGATTTTGACATCATCGGCCTTCCGCTCTCCCGACCCATTGAACCAACAGACCAGCAAATCCCCATTGGGAGCTTCCACGATGCACGAGCCGTGATTGTGCCAATGCTCCAGGGGGAAAATCAGTTCCGACTTCAGGAAGGGCTTTTCCGCGCCCAGCGCCACCCAAGGAAGCGCCGCGATCCACAGAGGAAACAGAAAGGATAGCCATTTCATGCTTTGCCAGCCACTTAGCCAGAGGACAGCCCGGCTTCCAAGCGGATTTGTCCATCGAGTTCTCCCTTGATTAAAATTTAAAACTTGAGGGAATGGGGAGGTGCCGGCTGTAGCAACAGACAGCCTGACAATTCTAAAATGCGTTTCTATGGCTCAAGCAGTAAAGGACCAGCCTTTGATTACCGGTTCTGATTTTCATGCACTCCAGGCAGTCGAAGGCTGGCTGGCATTAGGCAATCCCCATGAGGCGCTGGCCGAATGGGAGAAGATCTCCCCTAAACTGCAACAGCATCCGGATGTGTTGAACGCCCGTTGGCAAATCGCCGCCTCCCTGAAAAACTGGGACGATGCATTCGCTGCTGCCAGTCAGCTCATGGAGGTGAGTCCGAATGATCCCACCAGTTGGATCCACCGTTCCTACGCCCTGCGGCGGTGCCGATCCGGGGGACTGCAGCAAGCCTGGGATGCATTGCTCCCCGCCGTTCAAAAATTTCCCGCCGTAAGCACCATCCCCTACAACCTCGCCTGCTATGCAGCACAATTGGGAAGGCCGTCCGAAGCGTGGGACTGGCTTCATCGAGCCATCGAAGCGGCCGAGGATGTGACTGTCATCAAGGAGATGGCGCTCCAGGACGAGGATCTGCGAAGCATTTGGGACCGGATTAAGACCATCTAGACCAGACCAACGAACGATGAAGGAAGAAATTTTCGATGTTGTGAACGAGCGCGACGAAGTGATCGATCACCGCCCTCGCCATGAGGTTCACCGGCTAAAGCTACTGCATCGCGCGGTCCATGTGCTGGTCTACAATCAGCGAGGAGATCTCTTTCTACAGAAGCGGTCCATGCTTAAGGACTGCTTCCCTGGCACCTGGGATTCCTCAGCTTCCGGCCATCTTGATCAGGGCGAGGATTATGACGCATGCGCCGTGCGCGAGCTGAGGGAAGAAATTGGGCTCACCGTCATCCACCCCCCACGCCGTCTGTTCAAGATCGATGCCTGCTCGGAGACAGGTCAGGAATTTGTGTGGGTCTACCGCTGCGAATCAGAGGGGCCGTTCGTGCTGCAACCCGAGGAAGTTGACCAAGGAGAGTGGTTCAGCCCCGCGGAAATCACCGCGTGGATCGCCGATCGCCCGCACGAATTCGCCAGCGCCTTCCCCCTCATCTGGAGCAAACTCCCCCACAGTGCCGACCGTTCCCTCTAGGGGACGCCCGTCTCGCCATAGCCTCGGCGAAGGCGGAAACGTCAGGAGTCCAACGGAAGCCATCGCCCCCCCCTAACGCCCCCCACCCCTGTAGGAAACGACGTCAGGAGTCCAGGAGCGCCCATCCGAGCCAGACTACCAACTCGATGAACGTACGTTCATCGAGTTGGTAATAGCCAGGTCTTGAGGGGCAATTTTTTCCTGCATAGGCCAGCGGTCACATCGACACACCCGCGCCCCACCCGAGTTGCTTCACGCAGAGATTCCGGGCGTCGCGACGCGCATGGCCAGTCTCTCCAAGGTGAGAAACTCTACCGAAAGTGTGCCGAAGTTACGGCGGAAGGATGGCTCGGCGTCAGTGGCCACGACCACATATTCGGCCTTGGGATACATGCGTGCGAAAACGAGGAGGTTGGTCGCGTCGAAGTCCTTCGCTGACCATTTACACTCGATGGCCAATAGTCCACGACCACGGCGCTGCCAGATGAAGTCGATTTCGTGCCCGGCCTTGTCGCGCCAGTATCGCCACTCCGCCGACTGCGTACGCGCGATGAGTTCGTTGAGAACGAAATGTTCCCACAGCGCACCCAAGTCTTCCCGTCGCAATTCCGACCAACCGCGATGAGCGCAGACAAAACCCGTGTCGAAACCGTACACTTTCGGCGCGGCGACAATCTCCGTCGCGCGCCGCGTGCTGAACGGACGCACCACCAACGCGACCATCGTTTCCTCCAACACGGCGAGATAGTTTGTGATAGTGGAGCGACTCACTTCGCACGGCGCAGCGAATCGGGTTGCTTCAAAGATACCCCCACTCTGAGCAAACAGCAGCTCTAGAAACCGCTGGAAGGAAGTGCGGCGTTCCAGCCGGAACAGTTCCTGGATGTCCTTCGCCCAATACGCGTCCATCCATTCTTGAAAATCCCGCTCCGGCGGTTCCGGCGAAAGGAAGAACGGAGGCAAACCTCCGTGCAAAAGCCGGCGCTTCAGGTCCCGCTGTCCAAAGTCCTCCAAGTCGGCCAGAATCATCGGAGTGAGCCACAGCTCGGTCTTCCGGCCCGCCAGCGTGTCGCGGAATCTCGAGCTCGCACCCAGTGTGGATGAGCCGGTCGCCAGCAGCCGTGTGGCGGGGAAATGGTCGGCCGCGATTTTCAGCAATTCCGACGGGTTGTCCAGACGGTGAACTTCGTCGAGCACGATGCGCTTCCCCTGCAGGCCGCCCAGGAATTCTTCCGGATCCTCCATCGCGCGTCGGACGCGGGGCAGCTCGCAGTCGAAGTATTCGATGTGGCCAAGCGTTTTCGCGAGAGACGTTTTTCCTGCGCGTCGGACGCCTTTGAGCCAGACAATAGAACGCCGCTCCCACAACAGCTCGATCTGTTTACACCAAAACTCGCGCTTTACCATATGCGTTTAGATTCGCGTTTAGTCAAACCAAACGCAAGTCTGTTCGCGTTTGGTATTTCACCTAGACACGCATGGGGTTCTGGCGCACAGCGAACAGTTACAACGGAGACGTCAAGTCCCGGAGGCAGCTGCTGATCGAGAACCTTGGCGGCTTCTCTTCAAAGGCCCTCGGAGTCGTTTCCGAAATCGGTCTTACAGCCCCGACATTTCACGTCTCGCATTCAGGGTTTCACCAGCCGTCGCGCCGTGACATAATTCGTGCTCTTACCCATCTCATCCTTAATTCTGGGTTGCGAACCCTACGGGGCTTCGGGTGAACCCAAGCGCAACCCGCGATGGGGTTGTGAGAACACAACGACTAACCCAGGGTAGGCGCTCCTGCGTCGCGCCAACCCTGGGCTTTGAGGCGGAATCCCGTTGGGATTCTAACATTTGGTCGAGGGACTTGTGGGGAATGCTTAGAGAGAGCTACCGGAGAACGGAACTGTAAGCTTGATCGGATCGTTCCTCGATCAACTCCAAAACGCATCTGCGATGCAGGTCACGAATGCAGTGTTGTAGCCCTCTACAGCTTTCCAGGACCGGACGGAGTCGGGAATCTCTCTTGCTGTGGATCGGCCCTCACCCATAAGAAATCGGACCCGTCAGACCAGCCCGGGGCTTAGTTGCGCCAACCGCCCAATCATCACGCTCGCAGCCGTGAATCCCACCGCGCCCGTGACGAACGTCGCCGCGCCGACCCCGGCATCGCAGTTCAGTCGCAACCCGACCCCATGAGATCCCTTCGGGCGCACCCCGCACACGGAACCGTCGGGCTGCGGGAACACTGGCAGCTCCGTGGTGAAGACCGCCTCCACTCCCCAGGCCGTCGACTCCGCCGAAAACTGGTGCTCATGACGCAGCTGATATCGAACCTGGGCCAGCAACGGGTCATGGCTAGTGAGGGCAAGATCCTTCACGCGAATCGCCGTGGGATCGCGTCGTCCTCCTGCACCACCGCAGACCACCAGCGGGATGTTCCGACGCAAACATTCCGCGATCAAAAGACATTTGTTCGGCACCTGATCAATGGCATCGACCACGCCGTCGCAAGGAATCGAGAGCAACTCGTTCGCCGTGGCGGCGGTGAAGAACTCCAGCCGCTGTTCAACGTGGCACTCCGGATTGATCGACTGAATGCGCTCCGCAAGAACGTCGATCTTGCTCCGACCCACCGTACCATCCATCGCTGGAAGCTGGCGATTGATGTTGGTGACACAGACATCGTCCAGATCGACCAAGGTAAGATGACCGACGCCAGAACGGGCAAGCGCCTCCACGGTCCAAGATCCAACCCCTCCCACGCCGACGACGGTAACACGGGCCTTGCGTAGCCGTGCCAGACCATCCACCCCATACAAGCGGGCGATCCCGCCAAAGCGGGTCAGGTAGTCGGAATCATTTGTCATGAGTTAGGGTTAGGGCCGGAAGCTCTCGTGAACCGGGCTGAAAGTGGTGCGCTCGGCGCGGATCGAACGCGCGACCGTCCGCTTAGAAGGCGGATGCTCTATCCAACTGAGCTACGAGCGCAACCTGCTGCTGGGCTGTACTATGCCCGACCCCGAGCCTAGGGCAAGCTCATCCGATGCACGGAGTGCTCGACAACCATCGGCCGTGGGATTTCCAATCGGCACATGAAAGCACTGCGCCTCACCGCCCACGGAACCCCCGGGCAATTCGAAGTGGCTGAACTCGCCGTGCCTACGCCCGGGCCCACCGAGGTGCTCGTGAAGGTCGAAGCCTGCGGCCTCAACCACTTAGATCTTTGGGTGGAGGAAAAGGGCCTCCCTATCCCCATCACTCTTCCCCTGATCCAAGGCTCAGAAGCTGCTGGAACCGTCGCTGCCATCGGTGACAGGGTTCACGATCGTAAAGTGGGAGATCGGGTGTGCATCTCGTCAGGGCTGTCCTGCGGCGAATGCGAGTTCTGTCTTCGCGAGCAGGACTCCATGTGCACCGATAGCCTACTTTTCGGGGTACAGTGCAATGGTGGGTTCAGCGAGTTCGCATTGGCTCCCTCGCGGCACGCAGTTCCCCTTCCCGACGGATTGTCTTTCGATACCGCCGCCGCTGTGACTCTGGCGGCGAGCACCGCCATGCACATGCTCACGAGCCGCACCTCCACCCGGGCAGGCGATTGGGTACTGGTGATCGGAGCAGGCAGCGGAGTGGGCTCCGCAGCAATTCAGATCGCGAAACAACTCGGGGCAAGGGTGATCGCCACAGGTTCCTCCGAACCCAAACGTCAGCTTGCCACTCAGTTAGGGGCCGACTTTGTCGTCGATAGCACGAGCGAGAACTGGTCGCGGGAAGTCCGCCGGATCACCGCCAAACGTGGAGTGGATACTGTCATCGAGCATGTCGGCGGAGAGACCCTGCAGAAAGCGTTCGATTGCCTGGCTCGGGGTGGAACTATCGTCACCTGTGGCGCAACCGCCGGACGAGAAATTGCCCTCAATCTCTGGCCGCTCTTCGTCAAACAACAGCGTCTAATCGGCAGTTACAGTCGAGATCGAATCGATCTAGTACGAACCTTGGAATGGGCGGCGGAAGGCCGGATCAAACCGGTCATCGATCGAATCGTGCCACTCGCCCAGGGCGCAGCAGCATTCGGTGCCCTGCGCCGCCGAGAAGTTCTAGGCAAGGTGCTGATCCACCCAGCCTGTCGGACTTATCCGGACCGCGACTCCGAGTCGGGGTCCGGATAAGTCCGACAGGCTGAAAGCCCTGCGTGCGGGACACCTCTATGGACCGCGGTGGCACGGCCTCATCTTAACTCCAAAAATGGGGACTAGACAAGCTGGGCAACGCCGGCTTTTCTCACTTTGTCGGCAAGGCCCGAACCCGCAGGGTTCTCGGCTTCGGCATCAGGACCTCCCGCGAACACGTGAGGATCCCCTACAAGTTGTCTAGTGCCCATTTTTGGAGGTAAAGATGAGGGCACGGCACCGCTTTTCCACTGCGTCTCTGAGCTCTTTCAAGAATCCCACTACCACTCAATCACGGCAGCCGCCCAGGTCAAGCCAGCGCCGAACACTACCAACAGGACGAGGTCACCCCGTTGAACCACACCCGTGCGCACCGCCTCATCCAAAGCGATGGCGACCGAGGCGGCGGAGGTATTGCCATATTTGTCCAGATTGACGAAGACCTGATCCTCCCGCGCTCCCAATCGTTCACCCACCGCCTCAATGATCCGGCGGTTCGCCTGATGCGGAATCACGCACTTGATCTGGGTGATATCCAGTTCGCAACGCTTGAGTGCCTCTTTCGCGGCGGTCAGCATGGCGTTCACCGCATTCTTGAAGGTCTCCTTGCCATCCATGCGGAGGTAATGCAGGCCCGCGGCGATGGAGTTCTTGGTGGCGGGGCACATACTGCCGCCACCGGGCATGTAAAGGAGATCCGATTTGTCGCCATCCGCGCCCATGCACGCCGTCAGCAGCCCATGGGACTTCGGACGGCTTTGGAGAATAGCGGCGCCGGCACCGTCTCCGAAAAGCACACAGGTGTTGCGATCCGTCCAATCCACGATGGTGGAAAGCTTCTCCGCGCCGATCACCAGGACGGTATCATAGGTCCGGGAGGTGATGAACTGCTGTCCGATCTCAAGGGCATAGATGAATCCGGAGCAGGCGGCTTCTACGTCAAATGCCGCCGCGCGTCGCGCTCCCAACTTCTGTTGAACCAGGCAGGCGGTGGACGGGAACATCATGTCGGGAGTGATCGTCGCGACAATGATCAGGTCGATCTGTTCGGCTTTGATCCCAGCCGACTGCATGGCGCGCTGAGCTGCCGCTGCGGCCATATCGGACGTAAACTCGTTCTCGGCCGCAATTCTGCGCTCCTTGATCCCGGTTCGGCTGGTGATCCAGTCATCCGAGGTATCGACCATCTTCTCGAGTTCGGCATTGGTGAGAATTCGTTCAGGGACGTAGGATCCCACACTGAGGATCGAGCACGAACGCCCTTGAAAGCCATGTTGAGCCCGGGGATTTTTGAATGGTTTGGTCGTCATGACCCTTTAATCGCGCGTTTCTGAAATTCCGATCACCCTCATGCCGCAGCCACCGTCTCGTTGGCCTTGGCCACCGCCAAGCGAATATGCTCGTTGAGGTGGGTGTTGACCGCGGCAGCGGTCTGATGAACTGCATTGGTCACCATGGTTGCTTTGGCCGATCCATGCACTTTGATGACCGTCCCATTCAAACCCAGCAGCGGTGCCCCGCCATAACTATCCGGGTTCATGCGTTTCTTAATATCCCGAAAGCCACCATAGGCGATCAGGGCGCCCAGCTTGCGGACTGGGTTCTTTTGGAACTCGCGACGCAAGATTGTCTGAATGCACTTCCCCATGCTCTCGATGGTCTTCAGCACAATGTTGCCGACGAACCCGTCGGCCACCACCACATCCACCCGGTCAGCAAAGAGATCGTGTCCCTCGACGTAGCCCAGGAAATTCAGGTCGGTCATCCGGCAAAGCTTCAAAGCTTCGCGGGTGATGTCGTTGCCCTTCATCTCCTCGGTCCCGTTGCTCAAAATGCCAACGCGAGGCCGCTCACGCCCCAGGATATCCCGAGCATAAGCAGCCCCCATCATGGCGAACTGAAGCAGATGGAGCGGTTTAACCTCCGGATTCGCTCCCGCGTCGAGCAGAACGAATTCGGCATCGGTAGTCGGTATGACGGTCGCGATGGCAGCGCGCTCGACTCCTTCGAGCAGGCGGAGGCGAATGGTCGAGGTAGCCACCAACCCGCCGGTGTTCCCCGGCGAAATCATGGCTTCCGCTGCACCTTCGCGGACCAACTCGATGGCCCGCGCCATAGAGCAGTCCTTTTTTTTGCGCAGCGCGTCGGTAGGCTTGTCGTCCATGGTCAGCACTTCCGTCGCATGGATGATCTCCACACGACGGTCTGTGCAGCCCAAGCGGCTTAGCACCGGCTCAATGGCCTCTTTCTGGCCTGCTAAGAACAGCTTTTGGATCCGCTCGTTGCCTGCTGAGGATAAGGCTTGGACGGAGCCCTCAATGACCGCCGACGGCCCTTGGTCTCCACCCATCACATCCACCACGATGCGCATAAATGGAACGAGCGCAGGGATGTAAGACACCACTGCGCTCGTCTCAAAGAATCAAGCTCCAGCGCTCACCGTCAGGATCTGTCGTTCCTTATAGAAGCCGCAGGAAGGACATACCCGGTGCGGGCGATAAGACGCTCCACATTGAGGGCATTCGCTGACCTGGGGCAGTTTCATCACACTGTTGTAGGCTCGCCGCATACGCTGGCGACTTTTTGACGGTTTTCGCTTAGGAACACCCATAATTCTACCTTAGTTTCAGTTTATCCAATTGGTCCCAAATCGAAGCCGGTTTCTTACCTGACGACTGGGCGACAGACCGCTCGTCCTCACCACTCTTCACCAAACCGGGGAGACCGTTGCACTCGTTTTCGCACAACGGATGTTGAGGAAGCGCGAGGACGATCTCTTCCCGAAGATAGGGCGTCAAGTCCACGGCATCACCATTGAGAACGACCTTTTCCCCTTCTGCCTCGAGCGGAATATGGCATACCCACGGATCCAACTCCAACTCATAAACATAAGGTTTTAAACAGCGAGAGCATTCGCAATCTATTGGTAAGTAAATACTTCCACGAACCAGAAGATCCGCTCCCACCATCTCAGCCTCCACATCAAACTCCAAAGGCCGGTTCAGATGAACCAGTTCGTCATCGAATCCAAGGTCCAATAACTTAGGATCCGCCTTCCCTTTTAAACGGAGAGGCTTCTTCTCCAGCAGGCGAAGGTGAACATCCAAAGGGTTGGCAGCGGGGGAGGACATAACGATCCTTTCGGTTGACTAGGCGTTCTCGATGGCACGGAACCTCGCGGTCAGCGCAGCCACCACTTGACTCGGGACAAAATTGCTCACATCGCCACCCAGACGAGCGATCTCTTTCACAATCCGCGAGCTGAGGAAGGTGAAGGTTTCCTTGGGCATCATGAAGATCGTCTCGACTCGCTCGTTTAGTTTGCGGTTCATCAGAGCCAACTGGAACTCAAACTCGAAGTCGGACACGGCCCGCAACCCCCGCACAATCGCCTGTCCGCCACGGGCCTCGACGTAGTCGACGAGTAAACCCGAAAAGGTTTCTACCTCCACATTGGCGTAGGATTGCACACTCGTCCGTACCAAGGCGAGTCGCTCCTCCGGGCTAAACAATGGCTTCTTCCCTTCGTTAACCGCCACGGCCACCACCACCCGATCAAAAAGCTTCGCTGCCCTTTGGATCAAGTCCAGATGGCCGTTGGTCAACGGATCGAAAGTGCCCGGATATATCACGGTCCGCATGGGGATCAAGATAGCAGCTAGGAATTCTATGACCATGTAAAAACAAACGCGCGAGCTCTGAAAAAGCAGAAGCGACGGGCCGGAATCCCAAGGACTCCAACCCGTCGCCGTGAATCAATCAGCACGCTCCTCTGTCCCGATCCGTGCTAGCGTCCCACGGGGGACAGGAACTGTTCCTGCGGCGCCGGAGTGGGAATCTGGGCAACCTCGCGCGGTCCACCACCCAGGCCGTCAAACTCACGTTGGAGCAAAGGCAGCTCAATCGGAGTCAGCTCGCGAACCGGGCTGCCGCTAGCGGGGTCGAAAAAACCAGGACCCTTCACCACATTGGCCTTGCCGTCCTTCACGAACACCAAGGTGCCGTCCAAGACCGAGATGCCACCCGGCACGGAGATGCGGTAGCGGGTTCCACGCACGCCCGCCAAACCATCCGGGGTCTTGATCTCATAGTGCGAACCCGAAGGAAGCTTGTTGACGCTACCGAGGATTTCACCCCGCGGCACGGTCAGTTCCGTCTCGGTCAACTGCTCGTCGCCCGAGTCGGTGGCGGTGAGCTTGCTCAAGCCAAGAGTGGTGTTCTCCTTGACCCGGACCACGCCGGTACCGCGGCCCAGGAACAAGTCCACGGTCGTTCCGGATCCGGTTTGGATGATGCTTCCAGCGGGAAGCCGGCTTCCGGCCCGGACGGGTAATCCAGATTTGCCACCGAGCGAGTAGGTCGCGCTGCCGGTAACGGTGCGGACTACAGCCTGGAGTTCGCGAGTTTGCGCCTGGATGCTGGTCGTTAGGGCGACTGCAGCCACCCAAAGCGCGCTGCCTTTTAAGAGTCGTGCGGTCAATTTCATCATGAGCAACTCTCGCACGGCTCCGCCAAACCCCCTATGCGTACGGGCTCCCAGAGAGAAGATTGGAACTCCCCCGACCCCCGGCCCTGGTAATTCTACGGACCCACCCAATCAACCAGCCCTAAACCACTCAAAATCAAGATACTACAACACCCGTACAGCAACGACGGCCGCCAGTCCCC
This window harbors:
- the coaD gene encoding pantetheine-phosphate adenylyltransferase, with the protein product MRTVIYPGTFDPLTNGHLDLIQRAAKLFDRVVVAVAVNEGKKPLFSPEERLALVRTSVQSYANVEVETFSGLLVDYVEARGGQAIVRGLRAVSDFEFEFQLALMNRKLNERVETIFMMPKETFTFLSSRIVKEIARLGGDVSNFVPSQVVAALTARFRAIENA
- a CDS encoding FecR domain-containing protein, translated to MMKLTARLLKGSALWVAAVALTTSIQAQTRELQAVVRTVTGSATYSLGGKSGLPVRAGSRLPAGSIIQTGSGTTVDLFLGRGTGVVRVKENTTLGLSKLTATDSGDEQLTETELTVPRGEILGSVNKLPSGSHYEIKTPDGLAGVRGTRYRISVPGGISVLDGTLVFVKDGKANVVKGPGFFDPASGSPVRELTPIELPLLQREFDGLGGGPREVAQIPTPAPQEQFLSPVGR
- a CDS encoding DUF177 domain-containing protein: MSSPAANPLDVHLRLLEKKPLRLKGKADPKLLDLGFDDELVHLNRPLEFDVEAEMVGADLLVRGSIYLPIDCECSRCLKPYVYELELDPWVCHIPLEAEGEKVVLNGDAVDLTPYLREEIVLALPQHPLCENECNGLPGLVKSGEDERSVAQSSGKKPASIWDQLDKLKLR